From the Natrinema amylolyticum genome, the window AGGGCGGCGATGGGAGAACACCTGTTCGAGTCGTATCTGGCCGTCAAACGAAGCGAGTGGGAGGAGTTCACGTCCAGTGCGGCGACGTGGGAACGTGACACGCTCCGCCAGACGTTCTGAGCGGCCCACACCGCCACATCGCTCCTGCTGTCAGTGGTAACTGCTACGCCCGGCGGCAATACTACACACTTTTTAGGCTGGCCTAAAAATTAACTCCCGATGAGCGACATCGAAACGGTCGAATCTCGATGCGAAGAGCAGAACGTCGACCTCGTGAGACTGTTGTACGTCACCCAAAGCGGCGTGGTTCAGGCGAGTACTATCGACGTCTCCGAAGTCGGCGCGGCCATCGAGAACGGCGTCACTACCTCGGAAGTGCTTCAGGCGTACGACTCGTTCGCCCAGCGGAACAGACAGAGCAGTTTCGACGCGGTCGGCGAAGTGTATCTCCGCCCGGAACCCGAAACGTTCCAACCACTGCCGTACGCCGAGCGGACCGCCGCGATGCTCTGCACCATGGAGACCCCTGATGGCGACCCATGGCCCGTCGATGCCAGAACGAGGCTCCTGTCGTTCGTCGAGGACCTCGAAGCGACGGGCCTCTCGCCCGAAGTCGCATTCGAGAGCGAGTTTCACCTCTTCGATCCCGACGGCGGGAGTCGCGGAGACGAACCCGGCGCGTACCGTACGGAGTCGATACGCGGGACCCACGAGACGATTCTCGACGTCGTCGACGCCCTCAAAGCCCAAGATATCTCTGTCAAGAAGTACCACCCTGAGTACTCCGCCGGAAAGCACGAAATCGTCTCGAGCCATCGGTCGGCGATTCGAGCGGCCGACGAACACGTCCTCCTGCGTGAGACGGTCAAGAGCGTGGCCCGCAACGACGGACAGCAGGCCACGCTGCTGCCCAAACCGTTCGATGACGGAACGAACGGCTGTCACATCAACGTCTCGCTCTGGAACGGCGAAAACGAGTTCTACGACCGCGAGCACGGCGGCCTGAGCCGAACCGCTCGGCAGTTCATCGCGGGTGTCCTCGACCACGCGCCGGCGCTCTCCGCGCTCGTGGCCCCGACGGTGAACTCCTACGGCAGACTGCGGCCGAGCCACGGTGCCGCGGCGTACGTCTGTTGGGGACACGAGAACCGCGAGGCCCTGATTCGGGTGCCCGCTCCCGAGAAGAACCTCGAAGCGGCCTCGACCCGAATCGAGTTCCGGGGCGGCGACAACACCGCGAATCCGTACCTCTCGTTGCTCGGCCTTCTCGCCGCCGGCAAGGACGGCATCGACCGCCAACTCGAACCGTCCAACCCCGTTCCGGTGGACCCGTGCGACCTCACCGACGAACAGCGTGCGGACCGCGGCATCGAGCGGTTGCCCCGGTCGCTCGGCGAGGCGCTCGACACGCTGGAGGAGAACGACACGATGCGGGAGGCACTCGGTTCCGACCTCTTCGACGCGTTCGTGGAGGTCAAACGGACTCACTGGCAGTCTTTCGTCGAAAGTGCCGGAGAATCGTGGCGGCGCGAACACCTCCGAAACCTGTACTGACCTCAATTCCTGATATAATTTGTTTAAATACTTATTTTTACTTTGTTATTTATTTTTGTAGTTCCTATTTTCATTCCTCTAACGCTTCTCTGTCTCCTTTTTGTTCTGTCTTCGCCCGTCCCGGAGCGACCCGAAAACCGCGTCTCGTACTACCTCGGAGCGAGGAGAAAAGTAGTGACTGCCGAGACTCCTCGACGGCTCAGTCGTCGCTCGCAACCTCTGCCAGCTCGTCGCTCGAGCTATCGATAGTTTCGAGGGCGCTCTCGCGCCACGGACCGAACCGGAACCACGCGAACGCCAGCGTCGCCCCGAGTACGTTCGAGGCGGCGATGGCGACCCAGATTCCCTCCGGACCGATTTCCTGCGCACCGAACCACGCCATCGGTAGCCGGATGACCCCGCGCATCGTCAGCACGATGACGGCCGCCACGATCGTCTTTCCGACGCCGCGGAACCCACCGACGAACGTCCGAGCGACGCCCATACACCCGAACGTCGGGACCACCCAGTGCAGGAACGTGACGCTGTGTTCGACGGTCGGCTGGTGGTCCGTGAACAGCCGCACGAGCGGTTCCGCGCCGAGCCACGTGGCCGCAGCGAGTACCGAGAGGCTTCCGAACGCGATGGCCGCTGCGCGGTAGTTGAGGCTCACCGCGCGGTCGAGTTTCTCAGCTCCGATGTTCTGTCCGGTCATCGTCTCGACGGCCTTCGAGATGCCGACCGTTGCGAAACCGACCGTCGAGATGATACGGATGCCGATACCGTATCCGGCGACGGCCGCCGTCGAGAAGGTACCGACCATGACGAGGAGCAGGTTGATGGCGATGCCCCGGCCCGTCTGTTCGAAGGAGGTCGGAACGCCGGTCCGGACGAGTCGCCGCGCCCACGAGAGGTCCGGTCGGAACTGGTGCGGTTCGATTCCGAGTCCGCGTTTGGAACCGAACAGCAGTGTGAACCCGACGAGGATTGCGAGCGTCCGGGCGGTCACCGTCGCAATCGCGGCACCGCGGATACCCATCTCCGGCACGAACCCCCAGCCGAAGATGAGGACGGGGTCGAGCGTAGCGTTGAGCGCGAGCGACCCCAGCATAATCGGCACCGGCGTCACCGTGTCTCCCGACCCGCGCATCAGCGAGACGAAAGCGACGAATCCGATGGTCGCCGGGAGGCCGAGTGAGAGCAGTTGGAGGTACTGGGTGGCGAGTCGGTGGACGGTCGGCGTGATGTTGTACAGCGCGAGGACGTCGTCTACGAGGAAGAACCCGAGACCCCCGACGACGACCCCTGCCATCAGCCCGTACGTTATCGTCTGTGCCGCCGCGTGGGCCGCTCGACGGGGGTTCTCACCGCCGGTTTCCTGCGCGACGTGGATGCTCCCGGCGACGGGAAGCCCGTAGCTCACCGCCAAAAGGAGGTACGCGAGCGGATATGCGAGGGTGATGGCCGCCAGCGACGGGTTGCCGTACTGGCCGAGCCAGAACGTATCGATGAGGGTGTAGACCGTCTGTATGGCGTTCGTGAGGATGACCGGGAGCGCGAGTATGCAGAGCGGCCGCACGATGGACCCCGAGGTCAGGTCGAGGTCGTCCTGTTTGTCGAACAGGTCCACGAACGCCTTTTGAATGCCCATGAGCTGTCCCTCCTGTCAGTCCTCTCGCTGCCGCCAGTGACGGGCGATCTCGGCACAAGTTGCGACCCACGCGCCGTCCGTGCTGGTGACGTGGTCGAGCAGTCGGTCGAGCGCGTCGATACGACTGGCGCGACCGATAACCTGCGGATGCAACGTCAACATGAACAGCCGACCGCGGCGGTGCAGTCCATCGAACTCCGCCTTCCACGTGTCGAAGACGGGGGAGACAGGCGAGAGTCCCGACTGGAAGTCGAAGGCCGGTCGCATATTGAATCCCCAGTAGACGAAGTCGTCGAGCAGGAAGTGGTTCGGGAGTTCCACGAAGTCTACATCGTCTCGCGCGTAGGGGATGTCGGTATCCATCATCGAGGAGTCGTATATCATGGCGTTCTCCTCGGCCATCTCCAGCGTCTGGCCGGACTGTCCGCCCCGGTAGCCCAGCGGTTTCTCGCCGGTGAGATCCTCGATGACGTCGACCGTCCGTTCGAACTCCGTTTCCTCACGTTCGGCCGACATGTATCGCGGATGAACGTGGGAGTAGGTGTGGTGGGCTATCTCGTGACCGCGCTCGTGAATCTCTCGAACGGTCTCGGGCCACTCCTCGGCGACTCGTCCAGGGACGAAGAACGTCGACCGACAGTCGTGTTTTTCGAACACTTCCAGAATGCGCGGGACGCCGACCTCGGGACCGTAGGCACCTCGGAACGCGAACTTCTCGAACCCCTCTTGGCGCTTGCCGGCGGCGCGCCAGAGCTGCTCGGCGTCGAGGTCGAACGTGAATGCCGCCGCCGACTGGTGGTCGCCCCACGGATTGTCGTCGGTCGATAGCTGTGCGTCTTCGAAGTCGCTCTCTGCCATTGCTGGTTTTAGGCTAGCCTAAAAAATAAAACTTTGGAATTTTACACCAAAGGTAAAGGTGGACGATACAAATGACGGAACGCCCGCCTCGTTCCGGACGCGTTACTCGTCGTCGAGGTCGGCGATGTGGTCGTTCGCCCCGGAGATGTCCGCGAGCGATTCGCCTTCGTAG encodes:
- a CDS encoding MATE family efflux transporter, yielding MGIQKAFVDLFDKQDDLDLTSGSIVRPLCILALPVILTNAIQTVYTLIDTFWLGQYGNPSLAAITLAYPLAYLLLAVSYGLPVAGSIHVAQETGGENPRRAAHAAAQTITYGLMAGVVVGGLGFFLVDDVLALYNITPTVHRLATQYLQLLSLGLPATIGFVAFVSLMRGSGDTVTPVPIMLGSLALNATLDPVLIFGWGFVPEMGIRGAAIATVTARTLAILVGFTLLFGSKRGLGIEPHQFRPDLSWARRLVRTGVPTSFEQTGRGIAINLLLVMVGTFSTAAVAGYGIGIRIISTVGFATVGISKAVETMTGQNIGAEKLDRAVSLNYRAAAIAFGSLSVLAAATWLGAEPLVRLFTDHQPTVEHSVTFLHWVVPTFGCMGVARTFVGGFRGVGKTIVAAVIVLTMRGVIRLPMAWFGAQEIGPEGIWVAIAASNVLGATLAFAWFRFGPWRESALETIDSSSDELAEVASDD
- the glnA2 gene encoding gamma-glutamylputrescine synthetase encodes the protein MSDIETVESRCEEQNVDLVRLLYVTQSGVVQASTIDVSEVGAAIENGVTTSEVLQAYDSFAQRNRQSSFDAVGEVYLRPEPETFQPLPYAERTAAMLCTMETPDGDPWPVDARTRLLSFVEDLEATGLSPEVAFESEFHLFDPDGGSRGDEPGAYRTESIRGTHETILDVVDALKAQDISVKKYHPEYSAGKHEIVSSHRSAIRAADEHVLLRETVKSVARNDGQQATLLPKPFDDGTNGCHINVSLWNGENEFYDREHGGLSRTARQFIAGVLDHAPALSALVAPTVNSYGRLRPSHGAAAYVCWGHENREALIRVPAPEKNLEAASTRIEFRGGDNTANPYLSLLGLLAAGKDGIDRQLEPSNPVPVDPCDLTDEQRADRGIERLPRSLGEALDTLEENDTMREALGSDLFDAFVEVKRTHWQSFVESAGESWRREHLRNLY
- a CDS encoding polysaccharide deacetylase family protein, with translation MAESDFEDAQLSTDDNPWGDHQSAAAFTFDLDAEQLWRAAGKRQEGFEKFAFRGAYGPEVGVPRILEVFEKHDCRSTFFVPGRVAEEWPETVREIHERGHEIAHHTYSHVHPRYMSAEREETEFERTVDVIEDLTGEKPLGYRGGQSGQTLEMAEENAMIYDSSMMDTDIPYARDDVDFVELPNHFLLDDFVYWGFNMRPAFDFQSGLSPVSPVFDTWKAEFDGLHRRGRLFMLTLHPQVIGRASRIDALDRLLDHVTSTDGAWVATCAEIARHWRQRED